The following proteins are co-located in the Triticum aestivum cultivar Chinese Spring chromosome 1A, IWGSC CS RefSeq v2.1, whole genome shotgun sequence genome:
- the LOC123051887 gene encoding CCR4-NOT transcription complex subunit 1 isoform X2, with amino-acid sequence MIPFNSAVADEVRSLVQGADDSTVDSIYRELCQLADCSPDGCILLLQVCLDEVLLNAGVAKYSQSKQDLLSTVFRYCLDKPYFSTCFCEALRTLSVSDVFLETLSNELDLSRAERVGIGLALSDAENIGLNLKGQRFSIAQIEELCKNPAQSISNDQIHDIVVFLHQTDGLSKHMDSFTNIISLFKVKEMPFHVPVLVQDSNVRPASSHMEMYIGSFDDDFDSLLSEIGKEISMADIITELGYGCTADIAHCKDTLSLFEPLDDLGVSKLLGAVVTTAAGLGEAHNTYSTFISAFGNSQTNDSFQSTAWDINVLVDSINEIAPQTNWTSVMENLDHEGFSIPDEGAFRLLMSIYSRACKDPFPLHAICGSLWKNLEGQLSFLKHAVAAPADTFTFKHSSRKLVFADLANHIQGNQAWYCLDLLEVLCQLADLGYATLARPLLDYPLSHCPDVLLLGVSQINTAYNLLQYEVLSCVFPALLKDTKNSSLMNYLWHLNPSLTLRGFVDAHSDIICLLRTVDVCQDLKILSAVLDSTPLAFSIKLATVSFRNDHSNLEKWITEKFSAHREAFIEECVKFLKESVVNTTHAAAEGVIQQPQATITNICWESCPLFIKVLQSHSGQLLTNQLVDELNRVEAAYESRTQSSLGRDIPTSEGGSDDIETQANIYFHQMFSEQISIDAMIQMLARFKESTNKRELAIFNCMISNLFEEYKFFPKYPDTQLKLAAVLMGSLIKHQLVAHLGLGVALRSVLDALRKSIDSKMFMFGTTALEQFMDRVIEWPQYCNHILQISHLRGTHAELVSAIEQALAKISSSQNEPNIGNIFSVDPHGSGSPSIGNTEVSDASWQFTNPTPAQLERPSSFPLQQRYQGFLGERSKGSTNSVQAKNILSISQPTASTPGDLSMAPKVTAPPSLQASPHHSATISASSQSTNFLRPRSSAPSGTRSPYTTGFGAALNIETLVAAAERRDTSVEAPPSEVQDKIFFMINNISNSNLDAKAREFNEVSQDQYYPWFAQYMVMKRASIEPNFHDLYLKFFDKVNSKALNKEMVKATYENCKALLQSDLIKSSSEERSLLKNLGSWLGKLTIGRNQTLRAKEIDPKILIVEAYERGLMIAVIPFTSKILEPCHSSIAYRPPNPWTMGILSLLAEIYNLPNLKMNLKFDIEVLFKNLSVDMKDVKPSSLLKARTRQLEGNPDFSNKDVTASQTPVVAEVSSGMIPAKNVVEVQPELTSTSRATSIPNMLNQYAPPLRLPPNSMVEDDKVALIMPDQVSPSQTPSPLPALFTLSQLMAAIPRADIYFRINEKLSSLGSLQYSKIMDVALDKAIKEIIGPVIQRSVTIATRTTKELILKDLAMESDDSAVSRAAHLMVGTLAGSLAHVTSKEPLRVALSSHLRSLIQNLNNNSETTEQIVHILINDNLDLGCALIETVATRKAVEMIDGEIKQPFSQLRRQKELLGSGYYDAFPYTQGLARVPDALRPKPTGHLCASQQRVYEDFITVWHSQSSQNAGATASATAVTAAPGNSSIPRLYSPNLVQPADLVPEESDHGTTQLLSVSTQIGTSDTFAQAGGTTNIASVFPPMSSNDIPVGESTAGTKDLGSMVPLSPTTAVDHMESVFAEPLSTDNGLDRYHQVAQKLEALIANDGKDVEIQSVIAEVPDILHRCVKRDEAALLIAQKVFRSLYENASKSTYLTWLLATLAAIRDVCKLIVKEITSWVICSEEENKFNLDIVTGLIRSEILNLGDYDVHLAKIIDSGRNKTATEFTISLVQTLITQEPSGVSELCNVVDALSKLAIRPGSPESLQQLIEIARSNFKNAASFAAMKDEKVLSGRPSSIYKEENDSAFADAVSFQDQVAVLFSDWCHICDHPTMGDSAYSHYIVQLQQHGLLKGDDLTDRFFHTLTELAITHAVVSEQVIAPGGMSQQPAQQLQISYFSIDSYSKLVTLMFKYGVDLGPNKGSLLLKILSITTRIIQKDAEEKKVSFNPRPYFRLFINLLSELSTADLHDGASFQVLTAFANAFHVLQPLRVPAWSFAWLELVSHRSFMPKLLLCNSQKGWPFFQRLLGDLFKFMEPYLRNAELGQPIQLLYKGTLRVLLVLLHDFPEFLCDYHFSFCDVIPPSCIQMRNVILSAFPRNMRLPDPSTPNLKIDLLAEISVAPRIMSDVEGALKAKQMKTQVDEYLKRPEGSSFLTDLKQKLVLPPNEANVAGTRYNVPLINSLVVYVGIQAVQQLQHNKANASASAQQMNQSPQVDVFQIETATEVFRNLIVNMDTEGRYLLLNAIANQLRYPNNHTHYFSFIILYLFAEATQDIVQEQITRVLLERLIVNRPHPWGLLITFIELIKNPRYSFWARSFTRCAPEIERLFESVARSCGGKAAEEGVLADGSH; translated from the exons ATGATCCCCTTCAATTCCGCCGTCGCCGACGAGGTCCGCTCCCTCGTCCAGGGCGCCGACGACTCTACCGTCGACTCCATCTACCGCGAGCTCTGCCAG TTAGCTGACTGCAGTCCTGATGGTTGCATTTTACTGCTTCAAGTTTGTTTGGATGAGGTGCTGCTGAATGCCGGGGTGGCAAAATACTCTCAATCGAAACAAGATCTTTTATCCACCGTTTTCAGATATTGTCTGGATAAACCATACTTCAGCACCTGTTTTTGTGAAGCACTGAGGACTTTATCTGTCAGTGATGTTTTCCTTGAAACGTTGTCAAATGAACTTGATCTATCCAGAGCTGAGAGGGTTGGTATTGGACTTGCCCTGTCAGATGCCGAGAATATAGGCTTGAATCTGAAAG GCCAAAGATTTTCAATTGCTCAAATCGAGGAGTTATGTAAAAATCCTGCACAGTCTATATCGAATGACCAAATTCATGATATTGTTGTGTTTCTTCACCAGACTGATGGCCTCTCAAAGCATATGGATTCTTTTACTAACATTATTTCCCTATTCAAAGTCAAAGAGATGCCATTCCATGTCCCTGTCCTTGTTCAGGACAGCAATGTTCGGCCAGCTTCAAG CCACATGGAGATGTACATCGGTAGCTTTGATGATGATTTTGATTCCCTTTTATCTGAAATCGGGAAGGAGATAAGCATGGCTGACATCATTACTGAATTGGGTTATGGATGTACTGCTGATATTGCACATTGTAAAGATACATTATCACTTTTTGAGCCTCTCGATGATTTGGGAGTATCTAAGTTGCTTGGGGCTGTTGTTACTACTGCCGCTGGTCTTGGTGAGGCTCATAACACATATTCAACATTCATTTCGGCTTTTGGCAACAGCCAAACAAATGACTCATTTCAGTCAACGGCATGGGATATCAATGTTCTCGTGGACTCAATCAATGAAATT GCTCCACAAACAAATTGGACAAGTGTAATGGAAAACCTGGACCACGAGGGTTTCAGTATCCCTGATGAAGGGGCTTTCCGTCTATTGATGTCTATATATTCTCGGGCTTGCAAG GATCCATTTCCGCTTCATGCCATCTGTGGGTCACTGTGGAAGAATTTAGAAGGGCAATTATCATTCTTGAAACATGCAGTGGCTGCCCCAGCAGATACATTTACATTTAAACATTCTTCCAGGAAGCTG GTATTTGCAGACTTGGCTAATCATATCCAAGGCAATCAGGCTTGGTACTGCCTAGACCTTTTGGAGGTGTTATGCCAGCTTGCTGACCTTGGCTATGCAACATTAGCGCGACCGCTGCTGGACTACCCACTCAGTCATTGTCCAGATGTGTTACTTCTTGGCGTTAGCCAAATCAAT ACTGCATACAATCTCCTCCAGTATGAAGTATTGTCATGCGTATTCCCTGCTTTATTGAAGGACACTAAAAATAGCAGTCTAATGAACTATCTCTGGCATCTCAACCCTTCCCTTACTCTCCGAGGATTTGTTGATGCTCATTCTGATATAATTTGTCTTTTGAGAACTGTTGATGTATGTCAAGACCTAAAG ATCCTATCCGCTGTCCTTGATTCCACTCCCTTAGCATTTAGCATCAAACTTGCCACAGTTTCCTTTCGGAACGATCATAGCAATCTAGAGAAATGGATAACCGAGAAGTTCAGTGCACACAGAGAGGCTTTTATTGAG GAATGTGTTAAATTCTTGAAAGAAAGTGTGGTCAACACAACTCATGCTGCTGCAGAGGGTGTCATCCAACAACCTCAAGCTACTATCACGAATATTTGCTGGGAATCATGTCCTTTATTTATAAAG GTTCTTCAGTCTCACTCTGGACAGCTGTTGACTAACCAACTGGTGGATGAACTAAATAGAGTGGAAGCAGCGTATGAATCAAGGACTCAAAGTTCTCTTGGAAGGGACATTCCTACTTCCGAGGGAGGTTCTGATGACATTGAAACACAGGCAAATATATATTTTCACCAGATGTTTTCTGAACAGATAAGCATTGATGCTATGATACAAATGCTTGCACGCTTCAAAGAGTCTACGAACAAGAG GGAGCTAGCAATTTTCAATTGCATGATCTCAAACCTGTTCGAAGAGTACAAGTTCTTCCCAAAGTATCCAGATACACAGCTTAAGCTAGCTGCTgttcttatgg GCTCTCTCATTAAACATCAACTTGTGGCTCACCTGGGACTTGGAGTTGCTCTACGCAGTGTTCTTGATGCCCTGCGTAAATCTATTGATTCAAAG ATGTTTATGTTCGGCACGACAGCGCTCGAGCAGTTTATGGATCGTGTAATAGAGTGGCCGCAATACTGCAACCACATATTGCAGATCTCACATCTTCGTGGAACACATGCCGAATTAGTCTCTGCAATTGAGCAGGCACTTGCCAAGATATCATCAAGTCAAAATGAACCAAATATTGGCAACATATTTTCTGTGGATCCGCATGGTTCTGGTTCACCATCTATCGGAAACACAGAG GTTTCTGACGCATCATGGCAGTTCACCAATCCGACTCCAGCACAGCTTGAACGGCCTTCTTCTTTTCCACTGCAACAGAGGTACCAGGGTTTTCTTGGGGAGAGGTCCAAAGGTTCTACAAACAGCGTCCAAGCTAAGAACATTCTATCTATCAGTCAACCTACTGCTTCAACACCTGGTGATTTGTCTATGGCTCCGAAG GTTACCGCACCACCATCCTTACAAGCTTCTCCTCATCATTCTGCCACTATTTCAGCCTCTTCACAATCCACTAATTTTCTGAGGCCTAGAAGTTCAGCTCCTTCAG GCACTCGATCTCCATACACTACAGGATTTGGAGCTGCTTTAAATATTGAAACTCTTGTTGCTGCAGCAGAACGAAGAGATACATCAGTTGAG GCCCCTCCATCTGAAGTTCAAGACAAGATATTCTTCATGATCAACAATATTTCCAATTCTAACTTGGATGCTAAGGCAAGGGAATTTAATGAGGTTTCTCAGGATCAGTATTATCCTTGGTTTGCGCAATACATGGTCATGAAAAG GGCAAGCATCGAACCGAATTTTCATGACTTGTATTTGAAGTTCTTCGACAAAGTTAACTCAAAAGCGTTGAATAAGGAAATGGTGAAAGCTACATATGAGAACTGCAAG GCTTTGTTGCAATCGGATCTTATAAAATCAAGTTCCGAAGAGCGTTCGTTGCTAAAAAATCTGGGTAGTTGGCTAGGAAAGCTCACCATAGGAAGGAATCAAACGTTACGAGCGAAGGAAATTGATCCCAAAATTCTTATAGTTGAG GCATATGAAAGGGGTCTGATGATCGCAGTCATTCCGTTCACTTCAAAG ATTCTTGAACCTTGCCATTCAAGTATAGCATATCGTCCTCCAAATCCATGGACAATGGGTATTCTTAGCCTACTTGCTGAGATCTATAATCTACCTAATCTCAAGATGAACCTGAAGTTTGACATTGAG GTCTTGTTTAAGAACCTCAGTGTGGACATGAAAGATGTAAAACCATCTTCTCTTCTTAAAGCTCGTACTCGTCAACTTGAAGGAAATCCGGATTTTTCTAATAAAGATGTCACTGCATCTCAAACACCAGTCGTTGCAGAGGTTTCCTCTGGTATGATCCCAGCAAAAAATGTTGTTGAAGTGCAACCAGAGTTAACTAGTACCTCACGGGCTACTAGCATCCCAAATATGTTAAACCAG TATGCACCACCTCTTCGTCTTCCTCCAAACAGCATGGTTGAAGATGATAAGGTTGCTTTAATAATGCCCGATCAGGTTTCACCATCTCAAACGCCGTCTCCATTACCGGCTTTGTTTACTCTTAGTCAG CTTATGGCAGCAATACCTCGCGCGGATATATATTTTAGAATTAATGAAAAGCTTAGTTCTCTTGGCTCACTGCAATATAGCAA AATCATGGATGTTGCTTTGGATAAGGCTATTAAAGAAATTATAGGCCCTGTTATTCAAAGAAGTGTTACAATAGCTACCCGAACTACTAAGGAGCTTATTCTTAAG GATTTAGCAATGGAATCTGATGATAGTGCGGTATCTCGCGCTGCACATTTGATGGTTGGCACGCTAGCTGGGAGTCTAGCTCATGTAACTtccaag GAGCCTCTTCGTGTTGCTTTGTCGTCTCATCTTCGAAGTCTCATTCAGAACCTGAACAATAACAGTGAAACCACTGAGCAGATTGTTCATATTCTGATCAATGATAATCTAGATCTTGGATGTGCGCTAATAGAGACTGTTGCAACACGCAAG GCTGTTGAGATGATCGATGGAGAAATCAAGCAGCCTTTTTCACAGCTAAGGAGGCAAAAGGAGTTGCTTGGTTCTGGATATTATGATGCTTTTCCTTACACTCAAGGTCTTGCACGTGTCCCGGATGCACTTCGTCCAAAGCCTACTGGCCATTTGTGTGCTAGCCAACAACGAGTGTATGAG GACTTCATTACTGTATGGCACAGCCAGAGTAGTCAAAATGCTGGAGCTACCGCTTCTGCTACAGCCGTGACTGCTGCACCAGGCAATTCCAGTATACCTCGACTTTATAGCCCAAATTTGGTACAACCAGCAGATCTGGTTCCTGAAGAGTCAGATCATGGTACCACACAACTTTTAAG TGTTTCCACACAAATTGGTACAAGTGACACTTTTGCCCAAGCTGGTGGGACTACTAACATTGCATCTGTTTTCCCCCCTATGTCATCTAATGACATTCCAGTGGGTGAATCAACAGCTGGAACTAAA GATCTTGGCTCTATGGTGCCTCTTTCACCTACGACTGCTGTTGACCATATGGAATCTGTTTTCGCTGAACCTTTGAGTACTGACAACGGATTAGACAGATACCATCAAGTTGCACAGAAG CTTGAAGCCTTGATTGCCAATGATGGTAAAGATGTAGAAATTCAG TCTGTTATTGCAGAAGTTCCTGATATTTTACACAGATGTGTTAAGCGGGATGAAGCTGCATTATTGATTGCACAAAAG GTTTTCAGAAGTTTGTATGAAAATGCATCAAAGAGTACTTATCTCACATGGCTTCTGGCAACTTTAGCTGCAATACGTGATGTTTGCAAACTTATCGTTAAAGAGATAACAAGCTGG GTAATTTGTTCTGAGGAAGAAAATAAGTTTAACCTTGACATAGTTACTGGACTAATTCGTTCTGAGATTCTTAATCTTGGGGATTACGATGTTCATCTAGCAAAGATCATTGATAGTGGAAGAAACA AGACTGCAACAGAGTTCACTATATCACTTGTCCAGACATTGATTACCCAAGAACCCAGTGGCGTTTCTGAGCTTTGTAATGTTGTTGATGCATTATCGAAG CTTGCAATCAGGCCTGGTTCACCTGAATCATTGCAGCAGTTGATTGAGATTGCAAGGAGTAATTTCAAGAATGCTGCTAGCTTTGCTGCCATGAAGGATGAAAAG GTTTTATCTGGCCGTCCTTCATCAatatataaagaagaaaatgattcTGCTTTTGCGGATGCTGTTAGTTTTCAAGACCAG GTTGCAGTTTTATTCTCGGACTGGTGTCACATATGTGATCATCCAACTATGGGTGATTCAGCATATAGTCATTACATTGTGCAGTTGCAACAACATGGCTTGCTTAAGGGAGATGATTTGACTGACCGCTTCTTCCATACTCTCACG GAACTTGCCATCACACATGCTGTTGTCTCTGAGCAAGTTATTGCTCCTGGTGGGATgtctcagcagccggcccagcaaCTCCAGATTTCATATTTCTCAATTGATTCATACTCGAAGCTTGTGACTTTAATGTTCAAG TATGGCGTGGATTTAGGACCAAACAAAGGCAGCCTTCTTCTGAAG ATTCTCTCCATAACCACTAGGATCATTCAGAAAGATGCTGAAGAAAAGAAAGTTTCTTTCAATCCTCGGCCATATTTTAGATTATTTATAAATTTGCTAAGTGAGCTTAGCACTGCTGACCTTCATGATGGTGCTAGTTTTCAG GTTTTGACTGCATTTGCAAATGCTTTTCATGTGCTTCAACCCTTGAGAGTTCCTGCATGGAG TTTTGCTTGGCTTGAATTAGTAAGCCATAGAAGCTTCATGCCGAAGTTATTGCTGTGCAATTCACAAAAGGGCTGGCCATTCTTCCAGAGGCTGCTTGGTGATTTGTTCAAATTTATGGAACCATATCTAAGAAACGCTGAGCTGGGACAGCCC ATTCAGCTTTTATACAAAGGAACTTTGAGAGTGCTGCTTGTTCTACTCCATGACTTTCCTGAGTTCCTCTGTGACTACCACTTCAGTTTCTGTGATGTGATTCCCCCAAGCTGCATTCAAATGCGTAATGTTATTCTTAGTGCATTTCCACGCAATATGAGACTTCCTGATCCCTCTACTCCTAATTTGAAG ATTGACCTGCTAGCTGAAATTTCAGTAGCTCCAAGAATCATGTCTGATGTGGAAGGTGCTTTGAAGGCAAAGCAAATGAAGACCCAGGTTGACGAGTACCTCAAG AGACCAGAAGGTTCATCCTTTTTAACTGATTTAAAGCAGAAGTTAGTGCTGCCTCCAAATGAAGCTAATGTTGCTGGGACTCGTTATAATGTTCCCTTAATTAATTCGCTGGTCGTCTATGTTGGCATCCAG